A genomic window from Paenibacillus sp. FSL K6-0276 includes:
- a CDS encoding NAD(P)/FAD-dependent oxidoreductase, with protein MNNQLELYDVTIIGGGPAGMYTAFYSGMRDLKTKLIEAKDELGGRMLIYPEKMIWDVGGVTPTLCHQLIGQLKEQAQTFEPTIVLGQLIMKQERQEDGTYILTSSTGEQHWTRTVILAIGYGILQMAKLEIEGADRYEVTNLHYTVQELEPFRGKRVLISGGGDSAVDWANELESIAASVTIVHRREQFGGHEKNIVRMKESSVNVRVPYTVSQLHSSNGETIDQVTINHIETGETEQFEVDAVIVNHGLKSDFGPLKEWGLDMGEWCANVSDKLETNLPGIFAAGDFVDYTSKVRLIAGAFTDAVLALNSAKLYIDPNAAKVAYVSSHNERFKEKNKALGVVDDH; from the coding sequence ATGAACAATCAACTGGAATTATACGATGTAACTATTATTGGCGGCGGACCTGCTGGGATGTATACAGCTTTTTATAGTGGAATGAGAGACCTCAAGACGAAGTTGATTGAAGCGAAGGATGAGCTCGGAGGAAGAATGCTTATTTATCCTGAAAAAATGATCTGGGACGTAGGTGGCGTAACGCCGACTCTCTGTCATCAGCTGATCGGGCAGCTCAAGGAGCAGGCTCAGACCTTTGAACCAACCATTGTGCTGGGGCAGCTAATCATGAAACAGGAGAGACAAGAAGACGGGACGTATATCTTAACCTCATCAACTGGCGAACAACACTGGACACGAACCGTCATTTTAGCAATTGGCTACGGAATTTTACAAATGGCTAAGCTCGAAATTGAAGGTGCAGACCGCTATGAAGTGACGAATCTTCATTATACCGTTCAGGAGCTAGAGCCATTCCGTGGCAAAAGAGTGCTGATCTCCGGTGGAGGTGACTCCGCAGTTGACTGGGCGAATGAACTGGAGTCCATCGCAGCAAGTGTAACGATTGTGCACCGTCGTGAACAGTTTGGTGGTCATGAGAAAAATATTGTACGGATGAAGGAATCTTCAGTCAATGTCCGCGTGCCCTATACAGTAAGCCAATTACACAGCAGTAATGGGGAAACGATAGATCAGGTGACGATCAACCACATAGAGACAGGTGAAACAGAGCAATTTGAAGTGGATGCAGTTATCGTAAACCATGGTCTTAAGAGCGATTTTGGACCGTTAAAAGAGTGGGGCCTTGATATGGGCGAATGGTGTGCGAATGTATCTGATAAGCTGGAGACCAATCTCCCAGGCATATTTGCAGCTGGTGACTTTGTCGATTATACGAGTAAGGTACGTTTAATTGCAGGTGCTTTCACGGATGCGGTTCTGGCGCTTAATAGTGCCAAGCTGTACATAGATCCAAATGCAGCTAAAGTTGCTTATGTGTCTTCTCACAATGAGCGGTTCAAGGAGAAGAATAAGGCGCTTGGTGTCGTTGACGACCATTAA
- a CDS encoding ABC transporter ATP-binding protein gives MLRRFFAYYRPYKGLFILDFSCAIAAALLELVFPLAVNRVVDDLLPTGNWKWILYSCLGLLGIYIVSSFMHFVVTYWGHKLGINIESDMRKKLFDRVQKLSFNFFDNNKTGHLVSRMTNDLMDIGEIAHHGPEDLFIAVMTLLGVFGIMLSINWQLAILTFVIVPLMIYLSMYFSRKMSKAFHIMFADIADYNARVENNVSGIRVVQAFANENHEISRFAVNNERFRITKLLTYRIMAWNSSFSFILMKLVSLFVLLCGTYFVIQKQMTYGEFIAFVMLSNVFLGPLQQINSVIETYPKGIAGFKRYLELLETEPDVADAKDAKPVHELTGNIIFNDVAFAYSDKEKVLRNVNLSIPAGETVALVGPSGAGKTTLCSLLPRFYDVSGGNITIDGMDIRSMTLESLRSHIGIVQQDVFLFDGTIRENIAYGRLGASDEEIWEAARRAQLEDLIKSPPAGLDTMIGERGVKLSGGQKQRLSIARMFLKNPTILILDEATSALDTETESAIQEALAELSQGRTTLVIAHRLATIKNADRIVVVAEGGIAEQGRHEELLQTTGFYSRLHEAQFGA, from the coding sequence ATGTTGCGTCGTTTTTTTGCTTACTATAGGCCCTATAAGGGATTGTTTATTCTTGATTTTTCCTGTGCTATTGCTGCTGCACTACTTGAACTGGTCTTTCCGCTGGCTGTTAACCGGGTAGTAGATGATCTTCTACCAACAGGCAATTGGAAATGGATACTATATTCTTGCCTTGGCTTGCTAGGAATTTATATCGTCAGTTCCTTTATGCATTTTGTCGTCACTTATTGGGGGCATAAGCTAGGGATCAATATCGAGTCGGATATGAGAAAAAAGCTGTTTGATCGAGTGCAGAAGCTTTCGTTCAATTTCTTTGATAATAACAAGACAGGCCATTTGGTCTCACGGATGACAAATGATCTGATGGACATCGGTGAGATTGCCCACCATGGACCGGAGGATCTTTTTATAGCAGTAATGACGCTGCTCGGTGTATTCGGCATCATGCTCAGTATCAATTGGCAATTAGCTATTCTGACGTTTGTTATCGTTCCGCTGATGATTTATTTATCCATGTACTTCAGCCGGAAAATGTCTAAAGCCTTCCACATCATGTTCGCGGACATTGCCGACTATAACGCACGCGTGGAGAATAATGTGAGTGGGATCCGCGTTGTGCAAGCTTTTGCTAACGAGAATCATGAAATTTCCCGCTTTGCGGTGAATAATGAGCGCTTCCGTATTACGAAGCTATTGACCTATCGGATTATGGCATGGAACTCATCCTTTAGCTTTATTTTAATGAAACTTGTCTCTCTATTCGTTCTACTCTGTGGAACATATTTTGTAATTCAGAAGCAAATGACTTACGGTGAATTCATTGCCTTTGTGATGTTGTCCAATGTCTTCTTAGGACCGTTGCAACAGATTAACTCGGTCATTGAGACATATCCAAAAGGTATTGCTGGTTTCAAGCGTTATCTCGAATTGCTGGAGACGGAACCGGATGTCGCTGATGCTAAAGACGCCAAGCCAGTTCATGAACTTACGGGGAATATTATCTTCAATGATGTGGCTTTCGCTTACAGCGATAAAGAAAAGGTTCTCCGCAATGTGAATCTATCGATTCCAGCAGGAGAAACCGTTGCTCTAGTCGGTCCATCCGGTGCGGGGAAAACAACGCTATGTAGTCTATTGCCTCGTTTCTATGATGTAAGTGGAGGTAACATTACCATTGATGGAATGGATATTCGCTCCATGACGCTTGAATCTCTTCGTTCCCATATCGGGATTGTACAACAAGATGTATTCCTGTTCGACGGAACCATCCGTGAGAATATCGCTTACGGGCGGTTGGGAGCCTCCGATGAAGAAATCTGGGAGGCAGCACGGCGCGCTCAACTGGAAGATCTGATCAAGTCCCCACCTGCTGGACTCGACACTATGATCGGGGAACGGGGCGTCAAGCTCTCCGGAGGTCAGAAGCAGCGGCTATCCATTGCCCGGATGTTCTTGAAGAATCCAACGATTCTTATTCTGGATGAAGCCACATCGGCCCTGGATACCGAGACGGAGTCTGCTATTCAGGAGGCACTTGCGGAGTTGTCACAAGGTCGTACGACGCTGGTTATTGCTCATCGGCTGGCAACGATCAAGAATGCCGATCGTATTGTTGTCGTTGCGGAAGGCGGTATCGCAGAACAAGGCAGACATGAAGAACTGTTACAGACTACCGGATTTTACAGTCGACTACATGAGGCTCAATTTGGGGCGTAA
- a CDS encoding iron ABC transporter permease, with amino-acid sequence MMEKTTFGSFEAAKNKRGLIIMISLVVLIVIAFIISMNTGYIRLTPMELINTLFGKGTDKQELILFQFRLPRIVISVLIGAGLAVSGAVMQGVFRNALADPGILGINAGAGIMVMLLISFYPTATAAPVYLLPMVAFVGAGVTAALIYALAYKRHQGISPMRLLLTGVAVAAGMSAAMIVLTLRLDPEKYQFVATWLAGSIWGTSWKFVLSLLPWILILVPYVIYKARVMNVLNLGEQTAVGLGAAVTKEQFRLLAAAVGLAAASVAVSGGIGFVGLVGPHLARRLVGPKHQLMLPTSALLGSLLVITADTIGRWILQPSEIPTGIVVAVIGAPYFLYLLARTKS; translated from the coding sequence ATGATGGAAAAGACTACATTCGGTTCCTTCGAAGCCGCCAAGAATAAACGGGGCTTAATTATAATGATTTCGTTAGTTGTACTGATAGTTATTGCTTTTATTATTAGTATGAATACAGGATACATACGTTTAACTCCTATGGAGTTGATTAATACATTGTTCGGTAAAGGAACCGATAAGCAGGAGTTAATCTTGTTTCAGTTTCGGTTACCACGTATTGTGATCTCCGTTCTAATTGGAGCAGGTCTGGCTGTATCCGGTGCTGTGATGCAGGGCGTCTTTCGCAATGCTTTGGCGGACCCTGGTATCTTAGGGATTAATGCTGGTGCAGGAATCATGGTTATGCTGTTAATTTCTTTTTACCCGACGGCAACCGCGGCTCCAGTGTATCTGCTGCCGATGGTAGCGTTCGTAGGTGCGGGGGTAACAGCTGCCTTAATCTATGCTCTAGCTTATAAGCGGCACCAAGGAATATCGCCTATGCGCCTACTGTTGACTGGTGTAGCTGTCGCAGCTGGGATGAGTGCAGCTATGATCGTGCTTACGCTAAGGCTTGATCCAGAAAAATACCAATTCGTCGCTACCTGGCTGGCAGGTAGCATTTGGGGAACAAGCTGGAAGTTTGTACTTTCTCTTCTACCGTGGATTCTTATTCTGGTGCCTTATGTCATCTATAAGGCAAGGGTGATGAACGTACTGAATCTAGGGGAGCAGACCGCTGTGGGACTTGGTGCCGCAGTAACGAAGGAACAATTTCGGCTTCTTGCGGCTGCAGTAGGGTTAGCAGCGGCGAGTGTCGCTGTCAGCGGCGGCATTGGTTTTGTGGGATTGGTCGGACCCCATTTGGCGAGACGGCTAGTTGGACCGAAGCATCAACTCATGCTTCCAACTTCGGCACTGCTTGGGTCACTGCTCGTTATTACAGCGGATACCATTGGACGATGGATCCTTCAGCCGTCTGAGATTCCTACGGGTATCGTTGTTGCTGTGATTGGAGCACCATACTTTTTGTATTTGTTAGCCCGTACGAAATCTTGA
- a CDS encoding iron ABC transporter permease translates to MNQQITTRIGADKGVVKREFRSRPWAATLILVGGLALLLLGIAVSVSFGAADIKLSVVWSAVFHFDPEIMDHQIIRELRLPRVLGGAMIGASFAVAGAIMQGMTRNPLADSGLMGINSGAGFALALCFAFFPNLSFMYLILYSFVGAGVGAGVVYGIGSLAKGGLTPARLVLAGAAFSALLSALSEGVALYFHIGQDLAFWYAGGLAGTKWIQLKIMFPWIGAALIGAMVISRSITMLSLGDDVAKGLGQRIGLVKLAGALIVLILAGSSVAVVGAVGFIGLIIPHLTRFFVGVDYRWIIPCSAILGSLLAVFADLTARMINPPNETPLGAIIALIGVPFFLYLARKERREL, encoded by the coding sequence ATGAATCAACAGATAACTACCAGGATAGGAGCCGATAAAGGAGTAGTTAAACGAGAATTTCGTTCACGTCCTTGGGCGGCAACATTAATCTTGGTTGGCGGTCTGGCGCTATTATTATTAGGTATAGCTGTTTCCGTCTCCTTCGGCGCAGCAGATATTAAGCTGTCTGTGGTGTGGTCAGCTGTGTTTCACTTCGATCCGGAGATCATGGATCATCAGATTATTAGAGAATTAAGATTACCTCGTGTACTTGGAGGGGCAATGATAGGGGCTAGCTTTGCAGTTGCAGGCGCCATTATGCAGGGGATGACGCGAAATCCATTGGCTGATTCAGGTCTGATGGGTATCAACTCAGGTGCAGGATTTGCGCTCGCACTGTGTTTTGCCTTTTTTCCAAATTTATCGTTTATGTATTTGATTCTATATTCTTTCGTGGGTGCCGGCGTAGGCGCGGGCGTCGTATACGGAATTGGATCACTTGCTAAGGGAGGATTAACTCCTGCTCGTTTAGTACTGGCGGGTGCTGCTTTTAGTGCACTTTTGTCGGCGCTGAGTGAAGGGGTAGCTTTATATTTTCACATCGGTCAAGATTTGGCTTTCTGGTACGCCGGAGGCTTGGCTGGGACGAAATGGATTCAACTCAAAATTATGTTCCCTTGGATAGGAGCTGCTTTAATTGGTGCAATGGTAATCTCTCGATCGATCACGATGCTCAGTTTAGGTGACGATGTTGCGAAAGGTCTAGGTCAGCGTATAGGGCTTGTGAAGTTGGCAGGCGCATTAATCGTATTGATTTTGGCCGGATCATCGGTTGCCGTAGTTGGTGCAGTTGGTTTCATTGGACTTATTATTCCGCATTTGACACGTTTTTTTGTGGGTGTAGATTACAGATGGATCATTCCTTGTTCAGCGATTCTTGGCAGTCTACTTGCTGTATTTGCAGATTTAACTGCGCGGATGATTAATCCACCTAATGAAACGCCACTTGGCGCTATTATTGCACTGATCGGTGTACCTTTCTTCCTTTATCTTGCACGTAAAGAAAGGAGGGAGCTGTAA
- a CDS encoding ABC transporter substrate-binding protein: MFKRKTLFPILALTMLLSVFVAACGGNNNASSNTPTATTEATTAPTAEATAAPDASATETRNYETTKGTVQIPVKPQRIVTDYYGGELLSVGANIVGVEPSTFDNPFLKDLLKNTQDVGAPVNAEKALELTPDLIVVMYDDNYDALSKIAPTIHIPYGTATNIYETVKLFGDIVGAPDKAEQFIADFEKKAAEGREKLKGVVNENDTFGIYELTDKGELWTFGNNAGRGGQALYNALKLKMPTKNSNDNQTLQLSMELLPEYAADYMFLTTYDPDKKGDKLKELKESPVWNGLAAAKNDHLFYNDFDTFYRYDPIAITAQIDLFVDMILERNGKK, from the coding sequence ATGTTTAAAAGAAAGACCCTCTTCCCCATCCTGGCACTCACAATGTTATTGTCCGTATTTGTGGCCGCCTGCGGGGGAAATAACAACGCTTCATCTAATACACCAACAGCTACAACCGAAGCAACAACAGCCCCGACTGCAGAAGCAACGGCTGCTCCTGATGCTTCCGCTACTGAAACGCGTAACTATGAAACTACTAAAGGTACTGTGCAAATTCCAGTTAAACCTCAGCGAATCGTTACAGATTATTATGGCGGCGAATTGCTATCCGTTGGAGCTAACATTGTAGGTGTCGAACCTAGTACTTTTGACAATCCCTTCTTGAAAGACCTACTCAAAAACACACAAGATGTCGGTGCTCCAGTCAACGCAGAGAAAGCTCTAGAACTTACACCTGATCTAATAGTCGTTATGTACGATGACAACTACGATGCTTTATCCAAAATTGCTCCAACCATTCACATTCCGTACGGAACCGCTACGAATATCTATGAAACCGTAAAACTGTTCGGAGATATTGTAGGAGCGCCTGACAAAGCCGAGCAATTCATTGCTGACTTTGAGAAAAAGGCTGCTGAAGGCCGCGAAAAGCTTAAAGGTGTCGTGAATGAAAATGATACATTCGGAATCTATGAGCTGACAGACAAAGGTGAGCTATGGACCTTCGGTAACAATGCGGGCCGTGGTGGACAAGCCCTTTATAATGCACTTAAGCTGAAAATGCCTACTAAGAACAGCAATGACAACCAAACACTGCAGCTATCCATGGAGCTATTGCCAGAATATGCTGCTGACTACATGTTCCTAACTACTTATGATCCTGATAAAAAAGGCGATAAGCTGAAGGAATTAAAAGAATCACCAGTCTGGAACGGACTTGCTGCCGCGAAGAACGATCATCTGTTTTACAACGATTTTGATACCTTCTACCGCTATGATCCTATTGCCATTACTGCGCAAATCGATCTGTTCGTAGATATGATTCTTGAGCGTAACGGTAAGAAATAA
- a CDS encoding ABC transporter permease codes for MTFRRMAYQIFKANLRRYLLFFLCSSFTIMIFFIFYSLYTNPDFNDPYQVNGMVSGNLYAPFLVMRVFAVLFILYAQMAFVKFRKSDYGLLMVLGMTSHNIRKIIIFENSMIAIASILIGLGAGTVFSGIFFFFVSKFVDIGDSAFTLTIDSYLHTIIFFAVIYIVVIVVNLLLTLRYNMVRLLKESKTAERSLIHGKIAGFIGVVLLGIAVYDMLSHYSYTNGNAMLRSIGISIVGVYFLMSGLGGWMQLILSRSTGSYHKHLLFTSDLNYTLGRSRIVLSLITFLVFITISLSSIIFFITWDSQKIAVKNNPYHIAYTEVFGKNSITPEALNEITYHGATPLISHQELEYIDLFDFKIFSDQGINSLTASDYHVEKGHFLNLALVAQGEELKNQRPEMPTFEMQLSSGNQTLHSQGFVLKMVFNPVPILMNGLHIIVNKDDYAALKAEHMNAIGNLQLLNFKDWKKTGEIDAKLNAALAKYNKDNTESWYGDDRHDASAFSTKSRINEYSQLQESGRFGIIIFTFVGLLFFIASGVVLHFSILTDLERAKIKFRKLNKIGITSKEAAQIIGKPFKVLFFLPYVLGTALATFYVVSSSRIEMSTALAPFAFCLLVGGAYLVFQVLFYNVYTKIYTRNMLTHIQLLEIPLPEEK; via the coding sequence ATGACCTTTAGAAGAATGGCTTATCAGATCTTTAAGGCGAATCTTAGAAGATATTTGTTATTTTTTCTATGCAGCAGCTTTACGATCATGATCTTCTTCATCTTTTATTCGCTCTATACGAACCCTGATTTTAATGACCCTTATCAAGTGAATGGGATGGTATCAGGTAATTTATATGCTCCTTTTCTTGTTATGCGAGTGTTTGCTGTTCTGTTTATTCTGTATGCTCAAATGGCCTTTGTGAAATTCAGAAAAAGCGACTACGGGCTGTTAATGGTCCTGGGGATGACGAGTCACAATATCCGTAAAATAATTATTTTCGAAAATAGCATGATCGCTATAGCTTCGATTCTTATCGGTTTAGGTGCAGGAACGGTCTTCTCAGGTATTTTTTTCTTCTTCGTTTCGAAGTTTGTTGATATTGGGGACAGTGCTTTTACACTGACGATAGATAGTTATTTGCATACAATTATATTCTTCGCAGTCATATATATAGTAGTGATTGTAGTCAATCTATTGTTAACCTTGAGATACAACATGGTGCGTCTATTAAAAGAATCCAAAACCGCAGAACGCAGCCTGATTCATGGGAAAATCGCTGGGTTCATCGGAGTCGTACTTTTAGGAATCGCTGTTTATGATATGCTTAGTCATTACAGTTATACTAACGGCAATGCTATGTTAAGAAGTATCGGAATTAGTATAGTGGGAGTCTATTTCTTGATGTCTGGACTTGGGGGTTGGATGCAACTAATCCTATCGCGATCGACCGGATCTTATCATAAGCACCTACTGTTCACCTCCGATTTGAACTATACCCTTGGACGGTCTCGAATCGTGCTTTCTCTCATCACCTTCCTCGTCTTCATCACGATTTCTCTAAGTAGTATTATATTTTTTATAACCTGGGATTCTCAAAAGATTGCGGTTAAGAATAACCCGTATCATATCGCCTATACCGAAGTATTTGGGAAAAATAGCATTACACCAGAGGCACTCAACGAGATCACGTATCATGGAGCCACACCTCTGATTTCACACCAAGAACTGGAATATATCGATTTGTTTGATTTCAAAATATTCTCGGACCAGGGCATAAACTCTTTAACCGCCAGCGATTATCATGTAGAGAAAGGTCACTTTCTTAATCTTGCTTTAGTTGCTCAAGGAGAGGAGCTTAAGAATCAAAGACCAGAAATGCCAACTTTTGAAATGCAGCTTTCCTCCGGCAACCAAACGCTGCACTCACAAGGTTTCGTATTAAAAATGGTATTCAATCCTGTGCCGATTCTCATGAATGGACTTCATATCATTGTGAATAAAGATGATTATGCGGCTCTGAAAGCGGAGCATATGAATGCGATCGGGAATCTTCAGCTCCTTAATTTCAAGGATTGGAAGAAGACAGGAGAAATAGATGCTAAGTTAAATGCGGCTTTAGCCAAATATAACAAGGACAATACGGAGTCCTGGTATGGGGATGATCGGCATGATGCCAGTGCATTCTCCACCAAGTCTAGAATAAATGAATATTCACAGCTACAGGAGTCTGGCCGATTTGGAATTATCATATTTACGTTTGTAGGTCTACTATTTTTTATTGCTTCCGGTGTAGTGTTGCATTTCAGTATCTTGACGGATCTAGAGCGAGCGAAGATCAAATTCAGGAAGCTGAACAAGATTGGGATTACTTCTAAGGAAGCTGCCCAAATCATAGGTAAACCCTTTAAAGTACTGTTTTTTCTCCCTTATGTATTAGGTACAGCGCTAGCTACTTTTTATGTAGTTAGTTCTTCTAGGATTGAAATGTCTACAGCCCTGGCTCCCTTTGCTTTCTGTCTGTTAGTAGGCGGGGCGTATCTTGTGTTTCAAGTACTCTTTTATAATGTATATACCAAAATATACACTCGTAACATGCTGACTCATATCCAATTACTCGAAATTCCCTTACCAGAAGAAAAGTGA
- a CDS encoding NADAR domain-containing protein: MAIRFYKVNDEYGCFSNFSKHGFELDGKYWHTSEHYFQAQKFVGSIYEEEIRVVESPMDAANMGRDRNKPLRVDWEQVKDEVMKKAVLQKFLTHLDIREILISTSPEEIIEETTNDYYWGCGSKGTGKNMLGKILMEVRSTLELE; encoded by the coding sequence ATGGCAATTAGATTTTATAAAGTTAATGATGAGTATGGATGTTTTTCGAATTTCTCAAAGCACGGATTTGAGTTAGATGGGAAGTATTGGCATACGAGCGAGCACTATTTTCAAGCTCAGAAGTTTGTTGGTAGTATCTATGAAGAAGAGATACGAGTAGTGGAATCACCTATGGATGCGGCAAACATGGGACGTGATCGGAATAAACCTTTAAGAGTAGATTGGGAACAGGTAAAGGATGAAGTGATGAAAAAAGCTGTCTTACAAAAATTTCTGACCCATCTTGATATTCGGGAGATTCTAATCTCTACATCACCTGAGGAAATCATTGAAGAAACAACCAACGATTATTATTGGGGGTGTGGTTCAAAAGGCACAGGGAAGAACATGCTTGGGAAAATTTTAATGGAGGTCCGTTCGACTCTTGAACTAGAATAG
- the cheB gene encoding chemotaxis-specific protein-glutamate methyltransferase CheB produces the protein MQKLKVLVVATSVMMRKQISNLISEDSTIEVIGAARNASEAVSMVQELRPDVVTIDIEVPELNSLVALSSIMSQRPTPILILSSGTKDGITATITGLQNGAVDFISKPIQSYGPDLSKIKDELIFKIKQAAQIPLRTLILNNITVSKVVTGQQDEENSKTGCMEELDQIVTIGCGVGGPKALEIVISSLPANFPYPLLIVQHMPAKYTEVLAERLNRFSSVRVVEAKDDQLVLGGTAYIAPGNCHMTVVQQGQECRIKLHKKAPVNGQRPSIDVLFDSISGLKSLKQHLILMTGVGNDGARGMLSAKQVGAQSTIVESQETSIVNEMPEAALAFGCVDYEVSSHLLATKIMEVTGELRR, from the coding sequence GTGCAAAAGTTAAAAGTGCTCGTTGTAGCTACTTCAGTAATGATGCGTAAACAGATCTCGAACCTTATTTCGGAGGATTCAACTATCGAGGTCATTGGAGCTGCTCGAAATGCATCCGAAGCGGTTAGTATGGTTCAAGAACTTAGGCCTGATGTTGTGACTATAGATATAGAAGTGCCGGAATTGAATAGTTTAGTAGCACTCTCAAGCATTATGTCACAGCGCCCAACACCCATCCTTATTCTGAGCTCAGGGACAAAAGATGGAATAACAGCAACCATCACAGGTCTACAGAATGGTGCAGTGGACTTCATATCCAAGCCAATCCAGTCCTATGGACCTGATTTATCCAAAATAAAAGACGAGCTAATATTCAAAATTAAACAAGCTGCCCAAATCCCATTGAGAACCCTCATCCTTAATAATATAACTGTCTCCAAAGTGGTTACAGGACAACAGGATGAAGAAAATTCTAAGACCGGATGTATGGAAGAATTGGATCAAATCGTGACAATAGGATGTGGAGTAGGTGGCCCGAAGGCGCTTGAGATCGTAATTAGCTCGCTCCCGGCGAACTTCCCATACCCCTTGCTAATCGTTCAGCATATGCCGGCCAAGTACACGGAAGTATTGGCAGAACGATTGAATCGGTTCTCAAGTGTACGGGTGGTTGAGGCGAAGGATGATCAGTTGGTACTCGGCGGAACGGCATATATCGCACCTGGTAATTGTCATATGACCGTAGTTCAGCAAGGGCAAGAATGTAGAATCAAACTTCACAAGAAAGCTCCAGTGAACGGGCAACGTCCATCCATTGATGTATTGTTCGATTCCATCTCTGGATTAAAGAGCCTGAAGCAGCATTTGATCCTGATGACCGGAGTGGGAAACGATGGCGCGAGAGGAATGCTCTCTGCTAAACAAGTAGGCGCCCAATCAACTATCGTAGAATCGCAAGAGACTTCTATTGTAAATGAAATGCCTGAAGCGGCGCTGGCGTTTGGGTGTGTGGATTATGAAGTGTCGTCACATTTGTTAGCCACGAAGATTATGGAGGTTACGGGGGAGTTGCGGCGGTAG